A genomic window from Silene latifolia isolate original U9 population chromosome 11, ASM4854445v1, whole genome shotgun sequence includes:
- the LOC141613987 gene encoding uncharacterized protein LOC141613987 yields the protein MKFRFHPLCKSMKLSSLIFADDLLLFSKGDVGSIMILLRTFSTFSQALGLQMSRGKSNVYFNGVSSEVRREIVRVSVALKANYLSIYRTLHSYWASIFIIPKAVLLKIEAICRNFLWHGGTKYARTPTVAWSKLCTNQKEGGLGLRDEYSWNKAAVGKLVWWIQAHPSKLWVQWVHSVYLKGQEWEDYNPPQDASWTWKKVCKLKQEFQPAYHQNEWAMVPGKEYTIKKGYSWLRPTSQAVSWSHIVWTKWSIPKHSFIAWLYYQQGFNTKDKLYRFGIVPDSSCCICAQEEESPPHLFFQCQYNRRVIQKVQEWTGVTMSATNTQNWWQHRRFTRLKNGVLNSILNAAMYYIWNQRNSSRHEGVIISPGRCVMMIQADIRNRIKHQLQGTVSRKDKHWIEKLLH from the exons ATGAAGTTCAGGTTTCACCCTCTTTGCAAATCAATGAAATTGAGTAGCTTAATATTTGCAGACGATTTGTTGCTCTTTTCTAAAGGGGATGTGGGTTCCATTATGATCCTGCTACGCACTTTCTCAACCTTTTCTCAAGCATTAGGACTTCAGATGAGTAGGGGAAAATCGAATGTGTATTTTAATGGAGTATCTAGTGAAGTCAGAAGAGAAATAGTTCGGGTTTCAGTCGCATTGAAGGCAAATTACCTTTCAA TATACAGAACTCTACATTCCTACTGGGCTTCTATTTTCATCATTCCAAAGGCAGTGCTCCTCAAAATTGAAGCAATATGCAGGAACTTCTTGTGGCATGGAGGGACTAAATATGCTAGGACCCCTACTGTTGCCTGGTCAAAACTTTGCACTAATCAGAAGGAGGGGGGACTTGGTCTGAGAGATGAGTACAGTTGGAATAAAGCAGCAGTTGGGAAACTGGTCTGGTGGATTCAGGCTCACCCATCTAAACTATGGGTGCAATGGGTGCATAGTGTCTACCTGAAGGGACAAGAATGGGAGGACTATAACCCTCCCCAGGATGCCAGTTGGACGTGGAAAAAAGTTTGTAAATTGAAGCAGGAGTTTCAGCCAGCATATCATCAGAATGAATGGGCTATGGTACCAGGTAAGGAGTATACTATCAAGAAGGGGTATAGCTGGTTAAGACCAACCAGCCAGGCTGTAAGCTGGTCTCATATTGTTTGGACCAAATGGTCCATTCCCAAACACAGTTTTATAGCTTGGTTGTATTATCAGCAAGGGTTTAATACCAAAGACAAGCTCTACAGATTTGGTATTGTCCCTGACAGCAGCTGTTGTATTTGTGCTCAAGAGGAAGAGTCACCTCCTCACCTCTTCTTCCAGTGCCAGTATAACAGGAGAGTTATTCAGAAAGTTCAGGAATGGACGGGTGTGACTATGTCTGCTACTAATACCCAGAATTGGTGGCAACACAGGAGGTTCACGAGACTGAAGAATGGGGTCCTGAATAGTATACTCAATGCTGCTATGTATTATATCTGGAATCAGAGGAATTCAAGCAGGCATGAGGGTGTTATAATTAGTCCTGGCAGGTGTGTGATGATGATACAAGCGGATATCAGGAACAGGATTAAGCATCAGTTGCAGGGTACAGTGTCAAGAAAGGATAAGCATTGGATTGAGAAATTGCTGCACTAG
- the LOC141613986 gene encoding uncharacterized protein LOC141613986, translated as MTVLHKSTNARSHVTMVYAFNGSNERQSLWANLSRLANNISGPWAIGGDFNCVLTEDERVGGSFSRQDAEDFRQCLHQCEVIDSPAMGALYTWNNKHCPADRVYSRLDRFLVNQEWLNDYPLMYAHFLPEGIFDHTPCVVQANATDEKRARPFKYFNMWSLAPNFKETVQAGWTCMQTGTKMYELAKKLKNRSGGSNNLNRSRNQKHYLEYTADDKAPGPDGYSSHFFKTSWDLVGGEMYVFAVHEFFRNGKMLKQLNATNVTLIPKVPNPLTVIQFRPIACCNVVYKCISKLLCARLALVLPHIISVTQGGFIQGRSIMENILICQDLVKLYGRKSVSPRCLFKIDLQKAYDSVE; from the exons ATGACAGTGCTTCATAAGAGTACCAATGCACGTTCTCATGTCACCATGGTCTATGCTTTCAATGGCAGCAATGAGAGACAGTCTCTTTGGGCTAATTTAAGCAGACTAGCAAATAACATTTCAGGGCCATGGGCCATTGGAGGAGACTTCAACTGTGTTTTGACTGAGGATGAGAGAGTGGGAGGATCATTTTCTAGGCAGGATGCAGAAGATTTCAGGCAATGCTTGCATCAATGTGAAGTGATAGATAGTCCTGCCATGGGAGCTCTGTACACATGGAATAACAAACATTGCCCTGCTGACAGAGTGTATAGCAGACTGGATCGTTTCCTAGTGAACCAGGAATGGCTCAATGATTACCCTCTTATGTATGCACACTTTTTGCCTGAGGGGATCTTTGACCACACTCCTTGTGTGGTACAAGCTAATGCAACTGATGAAAAGAGAGCCAGACcctttaaatattttaatatgtggagcCTGGCTCCCAACTTCAAAGAGACTGTTCAAGCTGGTTGGACGTGTATGCAAACTGGAACTAAGATGTATGAGCTAGCTAAGAAAttgaagaatcgaagcggggGCTCAAACAATTTGAACAGATCCAG AAATCAAAAGCACTATCTTGAGTATACCGCGGATGACAAAGCTCCAGGTCCAGATGGCTACTCTAGTCATTTCTTTAAAACTAGTTGGGATCTTGTTGGAGGAGAGATGTATGTCTTTGCAGTCCATGAATTTTTTAGGAATGGCAAAATGCTCAAGCAATTGAATGCTACTAATGTTACTTTAATCCCGAAGGTGCCAAATCCTTTGACTGTAATACAATTCAGGCCCATTGCATGTTGTAATGTGGTATACAAATGCATTTCAAAACTTCTTTGTGCAAGGCTTGCTTTGGTTCTCCCTCATATAATTTCTGTCACTCAAGGAGGTTTTATTCAAGGTAGAAGCATTATGGAGAACATTCTAATTTGTCAAGATCTTGTTAAACTTTATGGAAGGAAGAGTGTCTCCCCTAGATGTCTATTCAAAATAGACCTGCAGAAGGCTTATGACTCAGTGGAGTAG